A window of Nitratireductor kimnyeongensis genomic DNA:
TACGCTCCGACGCAACGACAAACAAGGGATCAGATCGCTATCCATGTGCGGAATCTGCGGAGAACTGCGGCTTGATGGCCGCCCTGCCTCACCTGTCGCTCTTTCGAAAATGATGGACTGTCTTGCGCCGCGTGGGCCTGATGGTGCCGGTGCCGTCATTCATGGCAGCGCAGCGTTCGGGCATCGGCGGCTGAAAATTATCGATCTGTCGGAAAAGGCCCGGCAGCCCATGGAAGATGCGGAACTGGGGCTTACTATCGCCTTCAATGGCTGCATCTACAACTACCCGGAACTGCGCGCGGAACTGGAAGGCAGGGGTTATCGCTTCTTCTCCACCGGCGATACCGAGGTCATCCTCAAAGCCTGGCACGCTTGGGGCGAAGATTGCGTGAACCGCTTTCATGGTATGTTCGCCTTCGTTCTCAGGGAGCGCGAGACGGGTCGTGTGGTGATGGCGCGAGACCGTTTCGGCATTAAGCCGCTGTACCTCGCGGAAACGCCGGAACGTGTTCGCTTCGCGTCCTCGCTTCCGGCTCTGTTGGCAGCAGGGGAGGTGGACACTTCCATCGATCGCAATGCGCTGCATCACTACATGACATTTCACGCGGTCGTCCCCCCACCACGGACCATCCTCAATGGCGTGAAAAAGCTCCCGCCTGCCACCATTCGCATCATCGAAGCTGACGGCACGCAGCGGGATCGGGTTTACTGGGATCCGCCATTCGCGCGCGATCCGGGAATGGCTACGCTTTCACCTGACGAATGGCGGGACCGGACCCTGGAAGCCCTGCGCCTCGCCGTCAAGCGCCGCATGGTGGCCGATGTACCTGTGGGCGTTCTGCTTTCAGGGGGGGTGGATTCGAGCGTTATCGTCGGACTTCTCGCTGAAGCCGGACAAAAGGGCCTCATGACCTTTTCTGTCGGTTTCGAGGAGGCCAATGGCGAGAAGGGCGATGAATTCGTTTATTCCGATCTGATCGCCAAGGAATTCGGCACCGATCACCACAAGATTTTCGTACCGTCGGCCGATCTGATGGGCGCGCTACCGGGCACGTTTGCGGCTATGTCGGAACCGATGGTATCCTACGATAATGTTGGCTTCTATTTGTTGTCCAAGGAAGTCTCCAAACACATCAAAGTTGTGCAATCGGGGCAGGGTGCCGACGAGATTTTCGGCGGCTATCACTGGTATCCGCCATTGATGAGCTCCAACAATGTGGTCGATGATTACGCCAAGGTTTTCTTTGACCGTTCGCATGAAACTTTGAGCAGGCAGCTCTCGCCTGAGTGGATCGCGGACCGTGATGCAAGCCGCGAGCTGGTGGCGGCTCACCTCACGCGGGCCGAGGCAGACACACCGGTCGACGCTGCGCTGCGGCTCGACTCCACCGTCATGCTCGTCGATGATCCGGTCAAGCGGGTTGACAACATGACCATGGCCTGGGGACTTGAGGCGCGGGTGCCTTTCCTTGATCATGAACTGGTCGAGCTTGCTGCCCGCATCCCACCCGAAGAAAAGCTCAAACAGGGCGGGAAGGGTGTATTGAAAGAGGTGGCCAGGCAGATCGTGCCCAACGAGGTCATCGACCGGAAGAAAGGCTATTTCCCGGTGCCGCAACTCAAATATGTCGACGGGCCCTATCTCGACATGGTGCGGGATGCTCTATCGTCGCAGTCGGCCCGGGAGCGTGGTCTCTTCCGTCAGGATTATCTCGATACGCTATACGCCGCGCCGGCTGATCACATCACGCCGCTGCGCGGCTCTGAACTCTGGCAGGTAGGTCTGCTCGAACTTTGGCTGCAAACCCACGGGGTGTGACTGATGGCCAAGAAAGAGGATGTGGCTTTCCGTGCTTCCCGCGGGCGTAGTGACAAGGCACTCGGCTACCGTCTGAAACGTCTGCGCAGCGAAACCATGAAGCCGACCAGCGCGCCGGCCGATCAGTCCTCCGCTCAACAGGACAAGCATGTTTCTCTGGAACTGGGCTGGGGCAGGCTTCTCTTCGCACAGACCTTTGACACCAATGAAGAGCTTGCCGGTGCGCTGCGGGACGAGGGCCCTGCACGACGCGACATCGCCTTTTACATACGCGATCCGCACGTCCTCCTCTCGATGGCGCCTCAAGAGCTTTTCCTTGATCCGTCCCATACCTATAGGCTCGATCTCGCGACCTATCGGCCTAGCCGGCGGCAGCCGCGCGGTTTTTTCATTCGGCGACTGACCTCTGAGGCTGACGCGAACGCGGTCAACGCCATCTATCAAAGCCGCGGCATGGTCACCGTGCGCCCTGATTTCTTCTGGACCAACCGTGACAGCCGCGCCGTCACCTATTTTGTCGCCGAAGACGACCAGACCGGCGGCATTCTGGGAACGGTTACGGGTGTGGATCACCGCCGCGTGTTCCAGGATGCCGAGAATGGTTCCTCGCTTTGGTGCCTTGCGGTCGATCCACAATGCCGGCATGCCGGCGTGGGTGAGATGCTGGTGCGTCGGTTGGCGGAGCATTTCGCAGCGCGGGGCGCAAGCTTCATGGATCTGTCGGTCATGCATGACAATGACCAGGCCATCGCACTTTACGAAAAACTTGGCTTCCACCGTGTCCCGGTATTTGCGGTCAAGCGGAAGAATCCGATCAACGAGAGACTGTTCACGCATCCGCCTGCAGATTTCGATCGTCTCAATCCTTACGCGCGGCTGATAGTTGATGAGGCTCACCGCCGTGGCGTTGCAGTGGACGTGACGGATGCCGAGGGTGGCTTTTTCCGACTGTCGTTCGGTGGTCGGTCTATCCATTGCCGTGAAAGCCTGTCTGAGCTCACTTCGGCCGTCGCCATGTCGATCTGCGACGACAAGGCCGTCACTCGCCGCGTGGTGGTGCGCGCGGGGTTGACCGTGCCGGAGCAGATGGAAGCCGTGGATGACGACGCGGCACTCGAAGCATTCCTGAAGAAGCACGGGCGTGTTGTTGTGAAACCGGCTCGCGGTGAACAAGGCAAGGGCGTTGCCGTCGGTCTTGAAACATTCGATGAAATGCAGAACGCCATACGCATCGCCCGCGAGCTTTCCGACCGCGTTCTGATAGAAGCTTGTTTCGAGGGTGAGGATCTGCGTCTGGTGGTGATCGATTATCGACTCGTAGCGGCAGCGGTGCGCCGTGCGCCGCGCGTGGTGGGCGACGGTCATAAGTCCATCGAAGAACTGATTGAAAAACAGTCGCGCCGGCGCGCGGCGGCAACGGGCGGCGAAAGCCGGATTCCAATCGACGACGAGACGAGGCGTTGTGTGGCCGGTCTCGGGTTCGAGATGTCGAGCGTCTTGCCGGAAGGCCAGGAAGTGGTGGTTCGGAAAACGGCCAATCTCCACACTGGTGGTTCGATCCACGATGTGACGGAGAAGGTGCATCCGGATCTGGTTCGCGCGGCCTGCACCGCGGCGCGCGCCATTGACATTCCGGTGGTTGGCATCGACCTTATGGTCAGATCGCCGGGCCATCCCGACTATGTCTTCATCGAGGCCAATGAGCGGCCGGGCCTTGCGAACCACGAACCGCAGCCGACGGCAGAGCGCTTTGTCGATCTGCTTTTCCCGCGCTCCGGCGTTAAATCGGCGGAACGGGCACTGGCACCCAGAGGGTAGCGGGTTTCACACACGGTGCAGACCGGTGGGTCTGCTCGCATGATCGCTGCCGGGCTGATCCAAGGTCGGGCGCAATGGGCAATTCAAGGGGTATGCATGTCGCGACTGAAGATCGACGTTTCCTATCTGGTCGAGCAACTCAAGGCGCTTCTGGCGATCGACAGTCCCACGGGGTACACCGACACGATCGTCCGGCATGTGACGACGGAACTTGAACGTCTCGGGCTCGAACCCGAGTTGACGCGCAGAGGCGCCATTCGAGCCGTTGTGCCCGGTGGTCGCCGAGAAGGCGCGCGCGCCATCATCACCCATCTCGATACGTTGGGCGCGCAGGTCAAGTATCTCAAGGATAATGGCCGTTTCGAGCTCATTCCCATCGGCCATTGGTCAGCGCGTTTTGCCGAGGGCGGCCGGGCGACGCTTTACACCGAAAAGGGAACCTACAGGGGCACCATTCTGCCGCTCAAGGCATCCGGCCATACGTTCAATGACGATGTGGATACCATGCCGATCGGCTGGGACTATGTGGAATTGCGGGTGGATGCCATGTGCTGGGACCGTGCCGACGCGCATAATCTGGGCATTGATGTCGGAGATTTCGTCGCCATCGATCCGCAGCCGGAATTTTTGGAAAACGGCTTCATCGTTTCACGGCATCTCGATGACAAGGCCGGCGTTGCCATCGCACTCGCAGCATTGGAATCGCTTCTCAGCAACGAGGTGACGTTGCCAGTCGACACGCACTGGCTGTTCACCATCGCCGAGGAAGTGGGGGTGGGCGCGGCCTCGATTGTCACGCCTGAAATCGCTTCGATGGTGACAATCGACAACGGAACCACAGCGCCAGGGCAAAACTCCACGGAATTCGGCGTCACCATCGCCATGGCCGATCAGGCGGGCCCGTTCGACTATCACCTGACCAAGAAGCTCGTCGAACTTTGCCGTGAGGAAGACATTCGGTATCAGAAGGATGTGTTCCGCTACTACCGTTCCGATTCGGCTTCCGCCATCGAGGCCGGCCACGACGTGCGCACGGCGCTGATCGCTTTCGGTATCGATGCGTCTCACGGCTATGAGCGCATCCATGTCCATGCCCTGCGTTCGGTCGCGGAGCTAGCCACCGCCTATGTGGCAAGCCCGATGGAAATCGAACGCGACGTGGAGGAGGTCTCCGATATCGAGGGCTTCACTGAACAGCCGACCAACGAGGCGGAAATGGCGAGACGCGCCAACAATCTGCCAAAGCAGGACTAGAGCATTTTGCAGTCAAGTATAATCACCTGACCTCCGTACAAATGCGGAACAACTGATAGATAGAGCGAAGCAGCGTTTCCAAGAAACGGTGAACGGCTTCAGCAGCTTATCATTTGTGCCACGTGAGAACCTGAAAGAAGGCGGCATTTTCTGGTCGCCTGTTTCCGCATTGGTTTTAGTGCGGGGAGAACCTTGGTCTCGCAGGAACGCGATTTTTTGAGCTTCAAATATCCATTGATCTGCGGCAAGATAAGTGATCATGTGATCAAACAATATCCGAGCCTCGCAGGGAACAGGGGCCGGTGAGAATGGGAGAAGATCGATCATGAAGATCCGCGCATTTGCTCTGTCCATCGCGCTCGCAGCGGCCACACTCGTGCCGGCGGCGTTCGCAGAAACCATCACGGTCGGCGCGTATCCGGCCAACCCTCCATGGGAGTACAAGACCGAGACCGGAGACTTCGAAGGGTTTGAAGTGGACGTCGCCCGCGAAGTTGCGAAGCGGCTGGGTATGGAGATTGCGTTCCAGGATCTGGGTTTTCAGGCGCTGTTTGCAGCCACCAGTTCAGGACGGATAGACTTTGCCATATCGTCGATTTCCATCACCAATGAACGGCTGCAGAACCAGTCTTTCACCCAGCCCTATTACGACAGCGACGGCACCATTGTGGGTCGCGAGGATTCCAAGGTCGCGACGCTCGAGGAGCTTGACGGGAAGACGATCGGCGTCGTTGCTGCCACAACGGGTGAAGCTTGGGCCAAAGAGAATGCGGAGGAATATGGCATTGCTGATATCCGCTCCTATTCGGCGCAGCAGGATCTTCTGCTTGATGTTCGCGCGGGTCGCCTCGAAGGCGGAGCAGGTGAAATCGCTGGCTTTCAGTATGCGATGACGCAGGTTCCGGGCCTCAAGATTCTTGTGCGCATCCCGACCGGTGAACGCTTCGCGATGATGACCCGCAAGGATCATCCCCTTCTGGAAGAGGCAAACGAGGCAATCTCGGCCATGAAGGAGGACGGCACGATGGCAGCCATCCACAAGACCTGGTTCGGCGTTGATCCTGATGAAGGAACGAGCACGGTCAAGGCAATGTCTATTCCAAAACCGGAGTGAGCCCAGAAGCATCCGAAACATCGACGGCGTCCTTTGGAAGGACGCCGTTTTCATGAGGAGCACATGCGATTGAACAACTGCACATGTGTGGCTTCCGGCACCTCCGTCATTCGATTGGCATCCATCTAGTCATCCCCCCGGCCCCGGGGGCAGGCCGTTCGCGAGCGGTCAGGGTCAACCCGCCAGCGCGAGGCCCTTGTGGCGGAACCGCGCAGTGCTCGCGTCGAAATCATAGGCGCTTGCATGGCGTTCTGCCTCGCGCGCCAGCCGGTCGACCGTGTGGATCACAAAGTCAGCCTTCTCGTCCGTCATCAAGTAGCTAAGGTTCAGCCGAACCCAGCCCGGCTTCTCCATCTCCCGCCCGTCTCGAATGCTCTGCAGAAGCGCAGCCGAGAGTTCTTGATCGATTCCAAGCAGGTGATGCGCATAGGGGCCGGCGCAGGCACAGCCGCCGCGCGCCTGAATGCCGTGAAGATCGCTCAGCATCCGCGTGAAAAGCTGGTGGTGCAACGTCTCTCCTTCAGGACAAAGAATGCGGAACGAGAAGATTGGCAGCCGTGGGGCAGTCGGGTTTCCCAGAAGTTGGAGGCAGGGGTTTTGCGACCAGACGCCAAGCGCCCGCGTTCGCAGCTCCTCGTGCCGGCGATCGATGAAATCCTGGCCAAGTGCTTCCTTCACCAAAAGGACGAGAGCGGCGCGGATGTCGCCCACGACGTTGGGGGTGCCGGCCTCCTCGCGCGCTGAAAGCGAGCGGGAGTAATCATGCGCCCATGGTGACACGAAGGTCACCGAACCGCCGCCGGGCATAGTCGGCTGTGCGGTACGCGCAATGGCGTTGCGCAGGATCAGAAGGCCCGATGCGCCGGGCCCGCCGGGGAATTTGTGTGGGGAAAGCACCACGGCATCCTTGGCGCAATCGGTGCCGGGCTTCATGTCGATTTCGAGATAGGGCGCGCCGCCTGCATAATCCCAGATGGCGAGCGCATCATGGGCTTTGAGAAGCCGCGTCACCGAATCCGTATCAGTCATTATGCCGGTGACATTCGAGGCTGCTGAAAATGTGCCCACCTTCAATGCGGCATCGGCATTGGCTTCAAGCGCAGCCTTGAGGGCATCCATGTCCGGACCGCCACAGGCGGTCTCGGGAATGGCGATGATCGTTGCACCGCTCTCGCGCCAGGGCAGAATGTTGGAGTGATGCTCATAGGGACCGGTGAACACCACCGCTCCGCCGCCTGCGGCAACGGTCTCTGCAATCTGCAGAAGGCGCACGAGCCGGTTGATGCCGGATGTGGCGCCCGATCCGGAAAAGACTACGCTCGTCTCGTCATCCGCCCTGACGATGCGGTGTATCTCGGCACGCGCCGCCTCGCGCAGACGCGTCGAAAATGATCCACAAAAGGACGCTTCGGTGTGGCTGTTGGCGTAAAAGGGCAGCACTTCATCGCGGACGAAATCCTCCATCTGCGCAAGTGCGCGGCCGGAGGCCACATAATCCGCGTAGACAAGTGGTTTTGGCCCGCAAGGGCCGTCGACCACCGCGTTCTCGCCGATCAGACCAGATTGCAGATACTTGGCAATGTCCGTGCGTTTGAGGCTTTCCTTGAAGACGTTCAGAACATCACGTGCCATGGTTCGGTCCATCAGTTTCGTCAGAACGAAAGGATCGCACAGTGATCATCTATCATTTTCACATAAAATGATGGATAAATCGACAAAAAGGGGTCATATGATCGGTTATGGTCGAAAAAATAGATCAGTTTGACAGGCGCATACTGCGCGCGCTCCAGCGCGACGCATCTCTCTCGCAAAGGGACCTCGCGGAAAAGGTGGGCTTGTCTCAGAATGCATGTTGGCGGCGTCTAAAATCGCTCGAGGAGCGCGGCGTCATCCGTGGCCGCACGCTTCAGGTGGACCGCAACAAGTTGGGGCTGGGGCTGGTCGTTTTCGTTATGGTCAAGACACGCCATCATTCCACGGCATGGCTGCAGACTTTCCGCCAGCATGTTTCCAGCATTCCCGAAATCGTCGACTTCTTCCGCATCGGTGGCGATTATGATTACATGCTCCGCATTGTGACGACGGATATGGAAAGCTACGATTCCGTCTATCAGCGTCTGATTCAGAAAGTGGAACTCGAATCCGTCACATCCTATTTTGCCATGGAGGCCATCGAAGAGCGACGCCCCCTGCCCATATGACCCTTCAGGCCTGTTGATGAAAACACGTTCCATCTCGTTAGAGCGCATTGCGCTCTACGCGTCTCTCACATCTCTCACCGCGCTCAGCATCGATGCCGTCCTGCCAGCCCTGCGGATCATCGAGGTGGAGCTGCGTGTGGAGCCGCCTCTTTCCACACAGCACATCGTGTCGCTTTTCATCTTCGGCATGGTGTTCGGCGAGTTGTTTCTTGGCCCGATCTCCGATGCCATCGGCCGCAAGAAGGCTCTCGTTCTGGGGCTTGGTCTTTTTATGGCGGGCACATTGGTGGCGATGTTTGCGACGAGCGTCGGCGTGATCGTGGCCGGCCGGATCCTTCAGGGCATCGGCGTGGCAGGACCGAAGATCGCCACGCGCGCCCTCATCCGCGACCAGTTCGAAGGCGAGGCCATGGCCCGCATCGTGTCTTTCATGTTCGTGCTGTTCATTCTCGTACCGATGCTCGCTCCGGCTATGGGACAGTTAGTTCTAGCCATTGCGGGCTGGCGGGCCATATTTGTGGTCTATCTGGCCCTGTCGGTGCTTCTGTGCATTTGGCTGATCGCGCGACAGCCTGAAACGCTTCCGCCGCAGACTCGTATCCGCTTCCATCCGGTGACGCTTCTACAGAATGGCGCGCGCATCCTGCGCAGCCGGCGCGTGACTTTACTGATCATAGCGACCGGCCTCGTCTTCGGTGCGCATCTTCAATATCTAAGCACGGCGGCCGACATCTTTTTCGATGTCTATGGCGTTTCCACCCTGTTTCCCGCTTATTTTGCAGCTTTTGCCGCAGGCATCGGTCTCGCCTCCATCGTCAACGCCCAAATCGTGCGCCGGTTTGGCATGCAGTCGATGTCCGAGGGGGCATTGCTCGGCCTCGTCATTCTGGGGTTAAGCCTATTGTCCCTGTCACTTGTCTATCAGGGCCGACCGCCTTTTCTGGCCTTCATGGGGATGGGCTTTTTGGTATTCTTCTGCATAGGCATCCTGTTTGGCAATCTCAATGCCATGGCGATGCAGTCTCTGGGACAGTTGGCGGGACTCGGCGCTTCGCTTATTGCGTCCGGGTCGAGCCTCGTTGCTGTGGTCTTTGCGGTCAGCTTCGGCGCGTTCTATAATCAGACGACAATACCGCTCGCATCCGGCTTTCTGACCACTGGTCTGCTTGGCTTTGTTCTCGTCCGGCTCGCCTCGGGGGCGAGCCAGGAGCCGGTGGTACCGGTCAAGCACAGGGCGTGATCAGACGGCGGCCGCCACGACAATGATCTCGACCGTGTAATCGGGTGTGGCCAGCGCGGACTCGCCGCAGGCACGGGCTGGTGCATGTCCTGGCGCGACCCAGGCGTCCCAGACTTCGTTCATCTCGGCGAAATGCTTCATGTCGGCGAGCCAGATGGTCGCCTGCAGGATGCGGGTCTTGTCAGAACCGTTCTGCTCCAGTAGCGCATCGATCTTCTTGAGAATGTCTTTGGTTTGCGTGGTCACACTCTCACCCGGCGTTCCCACCTGACCGGCCAGATAGATCGTGCCATTGTGGATGACGGCCTGGCTCATGCGGGCGCCGGTGGCGACGCGTTTGATTTCGGACATGAATTTTCCTTTCAGGACTTGATCAGTCGGTTCGGTGCAAGGGCCTGCACCACGGTGTCGGGAAGGGTGGATGTCCGCCCCGCACAAAGATCGGCGGCCAAAGCCGAGAGCGCGGGCGAGGTCTGCACGCCATAGCCTCCCTGACCGGCGAGCCAAAAGAAACCTTCCGCATCCGGTGCGAAGCCGACGGCGGGCGTGCGGTCGGGGAAGAAGCTACGCAGCCCCGCCCAGCTCCGCTCGATGCGTGTGACAGGCACGGTCACGGCCTGCTCGAAACGATGCAGCCCTTCCGCGAGCACCATGTCGTCGGGCCAGGCATCGAAGGGCTCGGTCGGGTCTTCGTCTGCCGGCGAGACCATCAGCTTTCCCGCATCCGGTTTGCAATACCAGCCTTCGCCTGCACAGGCAAAAAGCGGCCAGCCTGTCACGTCATGCCCCTCCGGAGCAGGCAGGATCACGGCCGAGCGGCGCATGGGCGTCAACCCCAGCGGCTGCACGCTGGCAAGTTTTGCGATCTCATCGGCCCAGGCTCCGCCGGCGTTCACGACCACCGGCGCGGAGAAGGAGCCTTGGGGCGTCTGTAGCGTCCACGTCCCGTTGGTGCGCGAAATGGCGGTTACAGGCGCCTTGTTGACGATGCTCCCGCCGCGTTGTCGGAGCATTTTGGCAAAGCCCTGCAAAAGACGGTCGACATCGATGTCCTGTGCGCCCGGTTCGACCGCGGCTGCGGCGATGCTGTCACGCTTTAATATCGGAACACGGGCAACCGCTTGATCGGCGCTGAGACGTTCCATGCCGGTTGCACCTTCCAGAATCGCCTCTAGATCCTCCAGATGTTCCTCGAGCGCGACGTATAGAAGGCCACGCGGTGTGAGCAGACTGTTGTCGGAGATACCTTTCGGCTGCATGAAAAGGGGTTCGGACGCAGCGTTGAGTGCACGCAGGGTGGCATTGCCATAGTTCCGGATGAATATCGCGGCCGAACGGCCCGTCGAATGGTAGCCAATGGCATCCTCCGCCTCCAGAACGGTGATGCGGGCATCCGCAGCCATGCGCGCTCCCGCGCTGATGCCGGCGATCCCGCCGCCGATGATAATGATGTCGGATGTCTGACTCATCTTCCCCTCACGCGGTTCCATCGTCCGACGCGGCTCCCTGTTCTCATGCAGGGCAGACCGGTCGTTCGAGCACTCTCGTCTACGGTGACCCGATACCCGGCTCATGGATACGGGCGATCTGTGTTCGACCACAGATACCGATCGCGGGGGGAAAGCAATAGGCTCAACGCCTGGGTGGCGTTATGGCACCGACCGCCAGACAGGAGAAACTTTGGAGAGCGCGGCCGGCCGAAAGCGCGCGCTCCAGCCGGCAATGCTCGGATTTTGACCTATCGGCGTGCGACCACCGGGATATAGTTCTCCAGGTCGGTATTGGGGAAATGCACCGTGTTTCCGGTTTCCGAGGAGAGGTAGAGGCCCATCAGTATTTCCATGACCGCGACACCGTCGGCAAAGGTCTCAATAGGTTCTTCGCCCTTGCGGAAACACTCGACCATGTGCCGGTTTTCATCCGTGTAGCCATAAACGCCGGCTTCGTCTTCCAGCACCGGCATCAGGCCCTGCTCGGCGTTCTGCTTCTCAACCAGATCCTCGCCTTCTTCGCCGGTCACCTCACGCGACATGAAGATCTTGAGACCGGTTCCGAGCGAGTTGAACTCCATGGCATATTCCGGCCCAAGCAGTTCAAGCTGGATGCGCAGTCCCGCTCCGACATAAGCCCAAGAGGTGCTGGCCTCGATCATGAGCTGGTTGCCGTCCTCGTCTTCCAGCATAACGTTGCCGCGTGCGAAATCTTCCGAGGGTCGGTTTGCGTAATCTACTTCAGGTCCGAACCGCTTCTTGAGATCTTCCACATAGCGTGGCCTGGTCCATTTCAGATTAGCCACGTTGCCTTGCACGGCCTTAAGTTTCAACGAATCGCGCTTCTTGCCCGGCTCGGTCAGGAGATGGCGCGCCACTTCCACGCTGTGGCACATCATGTCGAGCAGCACGCCGCCGCCCTGCTTGTCTCCCTGCCAGAACCAGGGCTCATGCGGGCCGGAATGCTCTTCCGCCGCGCGCGCCAGATAAGGCCGGCCGGTGGTCGAGGCAGCACGCCGCCAGATGATCTCCTTGCCGCGCAGCACCGGTGTGGCGAAGACCTGATTCTCGAGATAACCATGGTTTAGCTTGGCGGCTTCGGCAAGTCTCAGCATTTCACGTGCGTCGGCCACCGTCCGTGCCAGCGGCTTCTCGCAGGCCACGGCAAAAACCTTGCTGCGGCCGGCCACCACCTCGTCATGAATAGTGCGCATCGTATCCACGCGCGTGTCATTGGGCGAGAGGATCCAGATTGCGTCCACATCGTCTGCCTGCACCATCGACACAAGGCTTTCGTGGCTCTTGCATTCGCCAAGCCCCAGTTCGGCCACCAGCTTGACGATGCGATCGCGGTTCTCTGCCTTGCGGCTGTAGACGGCGGTCACGTCCACATGGCGCACGGCCACCATAGAGCGCAGATGAAATTCGGCGATGAAGCCCGTGCCGACAAGGCCGATACGCAGGCGTTTTCTGGGCTGTACGGACATGATTGGTTCCCCTTTCAAGCTGATTTGGGTGGTGCGGTAGTGCCACGTACGCGCAGCGTTGCGGGCAGAACTACCGGTTTTGTGGACACATTCGCCCCGGAAAGTATCTTGAGAAGAATGCTCATCGCCTGCCGCCCGATGTCTATGCGCGGCTGGCTGACAGTGGTGAGTGGTGGATAGAACGCTTCGCTGAGATAAAGATCGTCGAACCCGACAACAGAAACGTCGCCGGGGACATCGCGCCCGGCTTCACGCAAGTGATGAATGGCGCCGAAAGCCATTTCGTCATTGGCGACAAAGATGGCCGTGGG
This region includes:
- a CDS encoding N-acetylglutaminylglutamine amidotransferase gives rise to the protein MCGICGELRLDGRPASPVALSKMMDCLAPRGPDGAGAVIHGSAAFGHRRLKIIDLSEKARQPMEDAELGLTIAFNGCIYNYPELRAELEGRGYRFFSTGDTEVILKAWHAWGEDCVNRFHGMFAFVLRERETGRVVMARDRFGIKPLYLAETPERVRFASSLPALLAAGEVDTSIDRNALHHYMTFHAVVPPPRTILNGVKKLPPATIRIIEADGTQRDRVYWDPPFARDPGMATLSPDEWRDRTLEALRLAVKRRMVADVPVGVLLSGGVDSSVIVGLLAEAGQKGLMTFSVGFEEANGEKGDEFVYSDLIAKEFGTDHHKIFVPSADLMGALPGTFAAMSEPMVSYDNVGFYLLSKEVSKHIKVVQSGQGADEIFGGYHWYPPLMSSNNVVDDYAKVFFDRSHETLSRQLSPEWIADRDASRELVAAHLTRAEADTPVDAALRLDSTVMLVDDPVKRVDNMTMAWGLEARVPFLDHELVELAARIPPEEKLKQGGKGVLKEVARQIVPNEVIDRKKGYFPVPQLKYVDGPYLDMVRDALSSQSARERGLFRQDYLDTLYAAPADHITPLRGSELWQVGLLELWLQTHGV
- the ngg gene encoding N-acetylglutaminylglutamine synthetase, whose translation is MAKKEDVAFRASRGRSDKALGYRLKRLRSETMKPTSAPADQSSAQQDKHVSLELGWGRLLFAQTFDTNEELAGALRDEGPARRDIAFYIRDPHVLLSMAPQELFLDPSHTYRLDLATYRPSRRQPRGFFIRRLTSEADANAVNAIYQSRGMVTVRPDFFWTNRDSRAVTYFVAEDDQTGGILGTVTGVDHRRVFQDAENGSSLWCLAVDPQCRHAGVGEMLVRRLAEHFAARGASFMDLSVMHDNDQAIALYEKLGFHRVPVFAVKRKNPINERLFTHPPADFDRLNPYARLIVDEAHRRGVAVDVTDAEGGFFRLSFGGRSIHCRESLSELTSAVAMSICDDKAVTRRVVVRAGLTVPEQMEAVDDDAALEAFLKKHGRVVVKPARGEQGKGVAVGLETFDEMQNAIRIARELSDRVLIEACFEGEDLRLVVIDYRLVAAAVRRAPRVVGDGHKSIEELIEKQSRRRAAATGGESRIPIDDETRRCVAGLGFEMSSVLPEGQEVVVRKTANLHTGGSIHDVTEKVHPDLVRAACTAARAIDIPVVGIDLMVRSPGHPDYVFIEANERPGLANHEPQPTAERFVDLLFPRSGVKSAERALAPRG
- a CDS encoding osmoprotectant NAGGN system M42 family peptidase, which encodes MSRLKIDVSYLVEQLKALLAIDSPTGYTDTIVRHVTTELERLGLEPELTRRGAIRAVVPGGRREGARAIITHLDTLGAQVKYLKDNGRFELIPIGHWSARFAEGGRATLYTEKGTYRGTILPLKASGHTFNDDVDTMPIGWDYVELRVDAMCWDRADAHNLGIDVGDFVAIDPQPEFLENGFIVSRHLDDKAGVAIALAALESLLSNEVTLPVDTHWLFTIAEEVGVGAASIVTPEIASMVTIDNGTTAPGQNSTEFGVTIAMADQAGPFDYHLTKKLVELCREEDIRYQKDVFRYYRSDSASAIEAGHDVRTALIAFGIDASHGYERIHVHALRSVAELATAYVASPMEIERDVEEVSDIEGFTEQPTNEAEMARRANNLPKQD
- a CDS encoding ABC transporter substrate-binding protein; its protein translation is MKIRAFALSIALAAATLVPAAFAETITVGAYPANPPWEYKTETGDFEGFEVDVAREVAKRLGMEIAFQDLGFQALFAATSSGRIDFAISSISITNERLQNQSFTQPYYDSDGTIVGREDSKVATLEELDGKTIGVVAATTGEAWAKENAEEYGIADIRSYSAQQDLLLDVRAGRLEGGAGEIAGFQYAMTQVPGLKILVRIPTGERFAMMTRKDHPLLEEANEAISAMKEDGTMAAIHKTWFGVDPDEGTSTVKAMSIPKPE
- a CDS encoding aminotransferase class V-fold PLP-dependent enzyme, whose translation is MARDVLNVFKESLKRTDIAKYLQSGLIGENAVVDGPCGPKPLVYADYVASGRALAQMEDFVRDEVLPFYANSHTEASFCGSFSTRLREAARAEIHRIVRADDETSVVFSGSGATSGINRLVRLLQIAETVAAGGGAVVFTGPYEHHSNILPWRESGATIIAIPETACGGPDMDALKAALEANADAALKVGTFSAASNVTGIMTDTDSVTRLLKAHDALAIWDYAGGAPYLEIDMKPGTDCAKDAVVLSPHKFPGGPGASGLLILRNAIARTAQPTMPGGGSVTFVSPWAHDYSRSLSAREEAGTPNVVGDIRAALVLLVKEALGQDFIDRRHEELRTRALGVWSQNPCLQLLGNPTAPRLPIFSFRILCPEGETLHHQLFTRMLSDLHGIQARGGCACAGPYAHHLLGIDQELSAALLQSIRDGREMEKPGWVRLNLSYLMTDEKADFVIHTVDRLAREAERHASAYDFDASTARFRHKGLALAG
- a CDS encoding Lrp/AsnC family transcriptional regulator — translated: MVEKIDQFDRRILRALQRDASLSQRDLAEKVGLSQNACWRRLKSLEERGVIRGRTLQVDRNKLGLGLVVFVMVKTRHHSTAWLQTFRQHVSSIPEIVDFFRIGGDYDYMLRIVTTDMESYDSVYQRLIQKVELESVTSYFAMEAIEERRPLPI
- a CDS encoding MFS transporter produces the protein MKTRSISLERIALYASLTSLTALSIDAVLPALRIIEVELRVEPPLSTQHIVSLFIFGMVFGELFLGPISDAIGRKKALVLGLGLFMAGTLVAMFATSVGVIVAGRILQGIGVAGPKIATRALIRDQFEGEAMARIVSFMFVLFILVPMLAPAMGQLVLAIAGWRAIFVVYLALSVLLCIWLIARQPETLPPQTRIRFHPVTLLQNGARILRSRRVTLLIIATGLVFGAHLQYLSTAADIFFDVYGVSTLFPAYFAAFAAGIGLASIVNAQIVRRFGMQSMSEGALLGLVILGLSLLSLSLVYQGRPPFLAFMGMGFLVFFCIGILFGNLNAMAMQSLGQLAGLGASLIASGSSLVAVVFAVSFGAFYNQTTIPLASGFLTTGLLGFVLVRLASGASQEPVVPVKHRA